The genomic region CTAGACGGCCTGCTATCTGGGTGAAGCCGGAGGGGGCGAAGGAGGGGAGAGTGATTTTGTTTATGCATGGTATGTCTTAACATTCGTATTACTTGGCAGCATATGGGACGAAGTAGGAAGTGCTGAGTTTATTTCTACACCAGGTGGCGGCTACTCCTTTGGCTCTCCTAACGGGCACCGCAAACTCACCGCCCACCTCGCAAAGGCCTGCAACACTCTCGCTCTAAGCATCGACTACCGCCTCACGCCCGAGCATCCCTTTCCAGCACCACTGGATGACTGTGTAAATGCCTACAAATGGCTCCTTGAGCAAGGCTTCAAGGCCCAGCACATCATCACAGCCGGCGACTCTTGCGGTGGAGGCCTTGCAACGGCCGTACCTCTCGCGTTGAGGGATCAGGGCATTGGGCTACCTGGTGCGGCAATAAGTCTCTCACCTTGGTATGATATGACGCTCTCTGGGGAGTCTATGAAGACCAACGAGGAGAATGACGTTCTGAATACTGTTGCCTTTGTGAACAAGCTTGCGGATCGGTACACTGCTGGCGAGAAGGCGTTGAGGACGAACCCGCTCTGCAGTCCGATCTTCGCGGATCTGAAGGGAATGCCACCACATTGGATTTCTTGTGGTGGTTATGATCAGTTGCTGGATGATGGCAAGCGGGTGGCGGGGAAATTGCAAGAAGCGGGTGTGGAGGTTGTGTTAGACGTCGGTGAGGGCCAACAGCATGTCTATGAGTTCGGGGTGGGAAGGATGAGGGAGGCCGATGAGAGTGTTAAGAAGATTGGGGATTGGGTCAAGGAAAAGGTCGGGTCGTAGTGGATGCGGTTGCAGTGCTTGTTGTGTGCGCGTATTGTAATGCTCAACACGACTCTGGAGAGAAAATAAGGCGAAAGCTGTTGACGTTAGAGGTGGGCGCCTGTACTGCCGCCTAACATCCTCTCGAGTTGGCTGACAGCAACGTGGTAGCAGGTCAAGTCCTGAAGATCGCGGAGGCTAATTGTCCGCCTTGTGCGACTCGTTTCCGTGCGCTTGATGCGCTCTTGGTCTGTACAACTCTACGAAGGTCTGCTGTGTATTTCCAGATGATTACGGCACCTTTGGCATGCTTTCTGTTGGTGAGATGTCATGGCGCTACCGGAATTCATTAGACGATGCTCGCTGCCATGCGGCAGGGCACGACCATGACGAGTCCCAGAGTGTGAACCTTTTACGACGCTGTGCAGCCCGGCGCTTATCTACCGATCTTTCCAGCATCGACTGGACACCCGCGATGTGTGCAAATTGAAACCTTAGGCGAGCTGCGTGAGAGCTCAACTCTGTTGCAACATCACCTTCTTGTGTCAACTTTCGCCCAGATTTGAGACGACCACCAGAAGTCTTGCGAATGCGTCATGTGAGCAACCAAAGCACTCGTGTCCGCCGCAAACAGGAACAAGCCAAACACGCAGCACCCCCGACGGGCATGTGCCTGTACCTGACAGATTCTGCAGCTGCAATGCACATGTGGCTGCGGAGTCTGGGGCAGTGCGTCGCACAGAACAATCGTTGGCTTCAGCCCTGACAGCTTGTTTGTGCGACTTTCCCAGATCCTGCCAACACGAGAGGTTCCCGTGATGCGTGTTGCCAAAGTGCAAGATGCGGGATGCGTTGGCGGATCATGTGGGGTGCAGAGCTGCGCTGTGTGGGTCTGCTTGGCTCTATAATGGTCGTATACGTCTCTGAAGTCAGTAACAAGTCTGGATTATATGGTCATAAAGTCATTGAGACTGACGATAGTGTATGATGTTCCGTTATCCTCAAGATGAGTCTTCCCTTAGCCATGAAGGCAGACGGAGACGGAGCATGGTCGAGGCTACACGTGCGAGATGAAGGACTTCTCGTATTCATTTGTGCTCGCCCCATCTTGAAACGCAGGATTTGCTCATCCTGCTGTCGAGGCGAGCATGGCTCTTGCAGACTAGCTGTTGGGCTGCCGAAGTTGTTGGCCAAAAGACAAGAAAGCATCGGTTCAGTGTAATTTTCTCATCGAAGAGAGCACCGCACCGATGTTGTGTGATCATGCAGATAGCCGTTGAACGATCGCCACTGTGGTTCGAAACGCACAAAGCAGACACATGAGACATTGCTGTAACGCTGTTCCATTATTTGGGCGTCTCTGGAACAGTCTTCTTGACCTGATGAGTTGGATGACAAGAAAAATGTTGTCATTCCTGTCTTGCAAGTTCATGACATTACTGCCTGGGCCGATGAGGTCGCCTCGCAGAAGGTGATGCACTTCGTGCACTGAATCGAGGAATCGCCGAGCCGTCTGTCCGCCGTTCTTGCTGTGAAGAAACTGCTGTCACAGTCGTCACGTTGCGAAGAGAGGAGTCGGGAAGTGTCGTCCACCAACC from Fulvia fulva chromosome 2, complete sequence harbors:
- a CDS encoding Monoterpene epsilon-lactone hydrolase, with the translated sequence MTSSMKAQDLATLLSGFAKQFPSDGNPLLERAVYDQVHKAGTECPGVSYEHVEVARRPAIWVKPEGAKEGRVILFMHGGGYSFGSPNGHRKLTAHLAKACNTLALSIDYRLTPEHPFPAPLDDCVNAYKWLLEQGFKAQHIITAGDSCGGGLATAVPLALRDQGIGLPGAAISLSPWYDMTLSGESMKTNEENDVLNTVAFVNKLADRYTAGEKALRTNPLCSPIFADLKGMPPHWISCGGYDQLLDDGKRVAGKLQEAGVEVVLDVGEGQQHVYEFGVGRMREADESVKKIGDWVKEKVGS